One Trichormus variabilis 0441 genomic window, TTTTGTTTCACGGTAGGAGGAAGATATGTTTCTAACAAGACGATTATTCTTAGGTGCTTTGACATTATCTTTAATTAGTTCGACTAGTTATCCATCCAAAAGTTTAGCCAATTCTCAACTATCTACAAAGCCTGTACAAGAATTTTACACTGCAAGCCTATTAAATACTGTTCTAAATCCTCTTTTACACCCTTATAGATGCCCTACCAAATTAAGAGTTATTAACGCTGCGGTTCCTACTGCATCACCAGTTGATGTCATTGTCAACGGTCAAAGAGTTTTGGAGAATGTAAATTTTCGTCAAGCTAGTAGATATGTAAATGTAACACCAGGAAATATTCAGGTACTTTTTGTGACATCCGGCACTAACAGTACAATTGCTTCTAGAACCTTTACAGGAGCGCCTAATAGTGCTTATACAGTAGCAATAACAGGAACACTACAAGGCCCTTCAGGTCAACCATTATTTAATCAATCACCCTTTGTGATTCCAGAGGATTTAACACAGCCTAATCCAGGTAAATTTAAAGGACGTTGGTATCGCTTTTCGGAAACTAGTGCTGTTATAGATTTCCGTATTAGCAAATCCTCTAGCCCAAATTTGGATGAAACTCGTATCACAGACCTGACACCCAAAACTGCTATTCCTTACCCAGAACTTACGGCTGGTACATATAACTTTAATCCAGTTCTACCTGACCAATTTGACCCATTGATCAATAATGCCTTCAACCCACCAATCACAGTAGAAGTTGCCAATCAACAAGTCCCGGCCGGAGTCATTTTTGATGTAATTGCTACAGGTAATGGCTTAGGCCAAGCACCTAACTCATTGCTACTTACAACTGCCTCAACACAAACAGCGCCTCCTGATGCTAATGGGTGTTATCAGATTGTGCAGTAAGTAATATCAATTTAGTGAGGCATTTTTAGCCATAGGAATCTGATTTAATTTTTGAAAAAATCGTATAACTATTGAAGCGGAAGCGGCTGATTCAATCAGATCCGCTTCAATAGTTATTAATGTGACTGCCAACCAATGGCGGCGAGAAGAATAAATGACATAATTAAAGTACACCAAAAAACCAGTCCATCCGTTCTGCCCAGAGTAGCAGCAGAATTGCTTGTAATAATCCTGGGATAAGTTCTTGCAGTTCATTATCCACTGGTGTTTCGTCAGAGTCTGGTAGTTCGTCGGCTGAAGGTAAGTACCTTGGCAAGTTGAAGTTTAGCATGACGGGTTGCCCCAAAATCTTCTACACCAGTGTTTTCATCAGCATTATAGCGGTTTCTTTGGGGTGGAGTGTGGCTTCACCCCCACACCCTCACACCCCTACACCCTGACACCCTTAGAGGTTGTTTGAAAAGTGATTGGCTGTGATTTTAAGCACTCGTTGATCCCCCCTAACCCCCCTTAAAAAGGGGGGAAATGAATCAAAATCCCCCTTTTTAAGGGGGATTTTGGGGGATCTAAAATGTTTTGCTACCAAGCATAGGACTTTTCAAACATCCTCTTACACCCCTACACCCTTACACCCCCATACCCCCATACCCCCATACCCCTATACCCCCACACCTACACTCTGATATCCTCTAGTACATGGTGTGAGTGAAGGTTAAGTTGTTATTAAAACGCAGATTTTTTGCTGAGGTGTAACGAATAAAGTCTAAACTAAAAAGTCTTGTGCAGCAAAACTTGTCACTATAAATGATGTAATCATGTCTAAGGTTCTCGTCTCCGATCCTATTGACCAGGCTGGCATTGACATTCTCTCGCAAGTCGCTACTGTTGATGTCAATACAGGTCTCAAACCAGCAGAATTAATAGAAATTATTGGTCAGTATGACGCGTTAATGATTCGTTCGGGTACGCGCGTCACGCAAGAAATTATTGAAGCAGGTACACAGCTGAAAATCATCGGTCGTGCCGGTGTGGGTGTGGATAATGTAGATGTTCCGGCTGCTACTCGTCGAGGAATTGTTGTTGTCAATTCTCCTGAGGGGAACACCATCGCCGCCGCCGAACACGCCTTGGCAATGATGCTGTCATTATCTCGCCACATCCCCGATGCTAACGCTTCCGTGAAACGCGGTGAGTGGGATCGCAAAACTTTCGTGGGTGCGGAAGTTTACAAAAAAACTTTAGGGGTTGTGGGTTTAGGCAAAATTGGTTCCCATGTGGCTACTGTTGCGAAAGCAATGGGAATGAAATTGTTAGCTTACGATCCCTTCATTTCGACTGAACGGGCTGAACAACTTGGTTGTCAGTTAGTAGATTTAGATTTGCTGATGCAGCAATCTGACTATATCACCCTGCACATTCCCAAAACCCCAGAAACCACCCACATCATCAACGCCACCACTCTGGCGAAAATGAAGCCCACCGCCCGGATTATCAACTGCGCCCGTGGGGGAATCATCGATGAAGCAGCTTTAGCCGCAGCCGTTAAAGAGGGGAAAATTGCTGGGGCGGCGCTGGATGTGTTCGAGTCAGAACCACTGGGTGAATCAGACTTAAGGGCGATCGGTAAGGATATTATCCTTACTCCCCACTTGGGTGCATCCACCACAGAAGCCCAGGTGAATGTAGCTATTGACGTAGCGGAACAAATCCGCGATGTGTTGTTGGGTTTACCCGCACGTTCCGCCGTCAACATCCCCGGACTCGGCCCCGATGTGTTGGAAGAACTCAAACCCTATATGCAGCTAGCGGAAACTTTGGGTAAGTTGGTAGGACAGTTAGCCGGTGGGCGAGTAGAACTACTCACCGTCCGCTTACAAGGTGAACTCGCTACTAATAAGAGTCAGCCTTTAGTAATTGCTTCCCTGAAAGGATTACTACACCAAGCCCTACGGGAACGAGTAAACTACGTCAACGCCAACATAGAAGCCAAGGAACGGGGAATCCGAGTTATTGAAACCCGCGACGCTTCCGCCCGTGACTATGCTGGTTCCCTACGCTTGGAAGCAACAGGAACCTTAGGCACTCATTCTGTCACTGGTGCATTGCTAGGCGATAAGGAAATTCACCTCACCGACGTTGATGGCTTCCCGATTAACGTCCCACCAAGCAAATATATGTTGTTTACCTTGCACCGTGATATGCCAGGAATCATTGGCAAACTCGGTTCCTTACTGGGCAGCTTTAATGTCAATATTGCCAGTATGCAGGTAGGGCGCAAAATCGTCCGTGGTGATGCCGTTATGGCTCTCAGCATTGATGATCCCTTACCAGATGGCATTTTGGCGGAAATCACCAAAGTACCCGGCATCCGGGACGCGTACACAGTAACACTATAGGAGTCAGTAATCAGAACTCAGAAGTCAGCAGAAATAGTTTCTCCTGACTCCTGAATTCTGGATTCTCAATTTTCAACAATGGCAAACACTTGGTGGGAAATACAGATTTTATGTGAATCGGCGCTGGAAGACTCTGTTTCTTGGCGACTAGAAGATTTTGGTTGTCGTGGTACAGCTAGCGAAAGTAAGGGTGATTCTTGCTTGGTTAAGGGTTATTTGCCGATATTTCAAGCACAGTTATTAGATTTGGCGGCGCTGGGGTTATGGTTGCAGCAAGATGCCCTGTGTATAGGATTATCTTCTCCTACCTTGACTTGGCAACTCATTGATGAGGAAGATTGGGCGAGTAGTTGGAAACAATATTGGCATCCGCAAGAAATAGGCGATCGCTTCCTCATCAATCCCGCATGGCTACCATCACCAGAAAACTACGATAGGTTAGTCATCCGCCTCGACCCCGGTGTAGCATTTGGTACAGGAAACCATGCTACCACTCAATTATGTCTAGAATCTCTAGAAATGAGATTGAGTCAGGTTCCAAAATCATTTGTTAGTAAAGATGCAGGTCAAGAACCTGTGATAATTGCGGATATTGGTTGTGGTTCTGGTATCCTTTCGATTGGGGCAATTCTATTAGGCGCAGAGAAAGTCTATGCAGTAGATACCGACCCCTTAGCCGTGCAGTCAACCTTCAGCAATCGCGCCCTCAACGAGGTCAACCCAGAACGCCTCGTACCAGCAGAAGGTAGCGTAGATATCTTAAAGAAACTGATTGAACGCCCGGTAGATGGAATTGTCTGCAATATTCTCGCTGATGTAATTATTCAATTAGTCCCAGAAATCAGCGAGATATCTAAACCTAGTACTTGGGCTATTTTTAGCGGGATTTTAGTTGAACAATCTACTTCTGTTGTTGAGGCTTTAGAAAAACACGGTTGGGTAGTCGCTACTATGTGGAAACGCAAAGAATGGTGCTGCTTAAATGTCAGGCGTACTTAACTTATCAAGATTATGAATAGAGTGAGAGTGATGAGGTTCCGTCCACTATCGCTTTCTCTCATTTATAGCTGGGGACTGGGGACTAGGTGAAAAGTCCTGTTGTGTCTAGGTTGTATAATCTATTGATGTCCTAACACTACTGGCAACAGCTATAATGCCATGCTGTTTCCGTTAAAATATTTAAATATGTCTTTCCTCTGGGCTTGGCAATTTTATGACACTTCAGAAGTTAGAATCACAACTACTTGCCTTGACACCAAACGAGAAAGCACAGGCAATTCAGTTACTTGCTCAAAGTTTGGGCAACCCTTGGCGAGGGATTGAGAAAACTGCCTATGTGTGTGGTGGGGATGCGTGTATTACCGGAACCCGTATTCCTGTTTGGGTTTTAATTAATGCACGTAGGTTAGGTATTAGTGAAGCTCAACTTTTAAAAGACTATCCCACTTTATCTGCAACTGACTTAACTAACGCTTGGTTTTATGCCACAGTATACCCAGAAGAAATTGAAACAGCCATTCGGGAGAATGAAGAAGACTAATGGCTCGTTTATATGCAGATGAACAGTTTCCGTTAGAGGTTGTGGTGTACTTGCGTGAGTTAAAACATGACGTTCTGACTGTACAAGAAGCCGGAAAAGCTAATTCAAGAATTCCCGATGATGAAGTTCTCGCATTTGCAAGTAGTAACCAAAGAGTTGTTTTAACTCTCAATCGCAGGGACTTCAAACGCTTGCATAAATCCCACTCCGATCATGCTGGTATTATTATTTGTACAGACGATGCCGCAAGAAATGAGTTAGCAAAACGAATTAACGGTGCGATTTTAGCAGGAGAACCATTGTCAGGAAAATTAATTAGTGTCGTTAGACCTGCCAAATAAAATCAGTTCGGTAGATTGATTTGAGCATTCAACCTCTCTACCTAATAATAATTAATATGTAGAGATGCAAATATTTGCATCTCTAACTTAATATTTACTAAACAAAACTTTGCAGACGCTGTACTAAATCGGGCGTTTGCAATACACCTTCAATTCGATCAACTGGTTTACCTTGTTTGAACAATACTAGTGTTGGTAGAGCGTAGATTTGATACTGAGTTGCTAACTCTGTGTATTTTTCCGTGTCAATTTTGACAATTCGTATGCGGTCTTTAAGTTGATTGTTTACTTGTTGTAAAATTGTCGCCATCATCTGACAGGGGCCACACCAGTCAGCATAAAAGTCTACTAAAACAGGTAAATCAGAACCAGATAGCATCTCTTCAAAGCTGTTGAACTGTTTTTTCTCAGTCATGTGACACACACCATTTTTATTGATTGAATCTAATATTAATGTCTGCTTTCTAGAAATGGTGTAACGTTATTTTGTTTTTATTGTTGCTAAATTTAGCATCTCTTTCTTAAGGTATATGTACTGGGGATTAGGGATTGAGAGAGATGGTTATTTTGTAGTCAAATTCCTTTGTGCAATTTGCAGTTTTGTCACCAGAACCACTGGGTGCTAAGCGAATTTTTAATTTCTGATCAGACCAACGATAGATAAGGAGAAACTAGACACAGCAAGTAGTTCCTCAACGAAAATCTAAAATCCAAAATGGTATGAGCTGTAGGTACAAATCGCCATAAGATAATTAGCGCGGGAATTTTAAACCTAGAGGAATATTTTATGGCGATCTTAAGTGAAAATTTACGAGGACAAGTTGCCGTTGTTACAGGTGCTTCACGGGGTATTGGACGAGCGATCGCCTTAGAATTAGCTAATTATGGTGCTACTGTAGTGGTCAATTACGCTAGTTCTAGCACTGCTGCCGATGAAGTGGTAGCAGAAATTACAGGGGCTGGTGGTGAGGCTGTAGCTCTACAAGCCGATGTTTCCCAAGTTGATCAAGTAGATAATCTCATCGATGGGGCGATCGATAAATTCAAACACATTGATATTTTAGTAAATAATGCAGGTATTACCCGCGATACACTGCTACTAAGAATGAAGCCAGAAGACTGGCAAGCGGTCATTGACCTTAACTTAACTGGTGTATTTTTATGCACTCGTGCCGTCAGTAAACTCATGCTTAAGCAACGTTCTGGCAGAATTATTAACATTACCTCTGTGGCTGGACAAATGGGTAATCCCGGCCAGGCGAATTACAGCGCTGCCAAAGCAGGTGTGATTGGCTTTACGAAAACAGTTGCTAAAGAATTAGCTTCTCGCGGCATTACCGTTAACGCTGTCGCTCCTGGTTTCATCGCTACAGACATGACCAGCAACCTCAAATCTGAGGGTATTTTGCAATACATCCCTCTAGGTCGTTATGGTCAACCAGAGGAAATTGCTGGTATGGTACGCTTCCTAGCCGCCGATCCCGCCGCCGCTTATATCACTGGACAAGTCTTTAATGTCGATGGCGGGATGGTAATGGCTTAATGAGTGCAGACTGATGTTAGTAGTAGCGGGGAGTTCAGCCCGTGCTGACTGCTAAGTAAAATATTCTGCCCCCTGCTCCCTGCTCCCTGCTCCCAACCATCAGGACTGCTGACGGATTCTTTGCCAGACTGTAAAGCCAAGCAGCAGAATAATGCTAATGGCGGTGGTAACTATGACCATGATGCTCATCCCTTGGACTCTCATGGCTAGTAAGTTGCACACCAAAGTGATTGACCACAAGGTAAATGCCGCATGACGTTGGGACAACCCCCAAGCCAGTAAACGGTGGTGTAGGTGGTCTTTGCCGGGGGTACTCAAGGGGTTTTTACCTGCTAGCAGCCGTCTGATAAACACTTGGGTTGTATCCAGTACTGGCAACAGCAAAAACAAAACGGTAGGGCCAAGAGCAAATATAGTATTCCTTTGCAGGCTACCTAAAATACTAGTTGCAGCCAGGACATAACCAAAAAAGTATGCTCCAGCATCACCCATGATGATTTTTGAGGGATGGAAGTTATGACGCAGAAAGCCTAATGCCCCACCACCTAAGGCAGCCAAAACTAAGGTAGCCGCAGCCTTATTAGGGAATTGGGCAGATACGCCTAACAAACTCATGGCAGTGATAAAACTAATGCCCCCTGCCAATCCATCCATCCCATCCATCAAGTTGACGGCATTGGTAATACCCACAACCCACAGCACAGTCAGCAACATTGAGAGAACGGAGTCGATGGGTGTGCCGAAATCCACATCAACGACAATGCCATTAGCAACTAGTAATAAAGCTGTGATAATTTGCGTCCACAACCGTACAGAGGGGGGTAATCCGAACTGATCGTCAATAAAGCCGATCAAGACTAGGATCGAACCCCCTAGTAAAATAGTCAATACTTGAGCTAAAACGTTTTGTAGCTCAATGGGTCGCAAGAGGCTAGCTAACACCAATGCGGCAATTACTCCCGCGTAAATGGCTAAACCCCCTGCATTCGGCAACGGTTCTCGATTGAGTCGTCGGGCGTTTGGTTGGTCAGCCCAACCTACCCGCAAGGCAAATTTACGTACCGTGGGAATCAAACGCCACGTTACCAACCAAGCCAACATAAACGTGAATACTACTGCCAACCAGCCGGAACCGCTAGGGTCAGCAATGCCTATAGACCTAAGGGAGTTGTAGATATTCATCTCCCAATTCAACCATTACTGCCAGTATCCTACATGAGCATCAAGTGTATATTAATCAATTTTTTTTACTTCCACACATGATTTAAAGTTTTTCAGGTTCTTAGCACTCTGAGCCTGTGAGTGCTAAATTGTCTAATGGAAGCGCTAGAGAAAGGAAACATGGCAAAAATTATTTCGTTTGATGAAGAATCACGGCGTGCTTTAGAGCGGGGTGTCAATGCCCTGGCTGATGCTGTAAAAATTACCTTGGGTCCCAAGGGTCGCAACGTGCTTTTAGAAAAAAAATATGGCACACCCCAAATTGTGAACGATGGTATTACCGTTGCTAAAGAAATTGAATTAGAAGATCCTTTAGAAAATACTGGTGCCAGATTAATTCAAGAGGTAGCAGCTAAAACCAAGGATGTAGCTGGTGATGGCACAACTACGGCTACCGTTTTAGTGCAAGCCCTAATTAAAGAAGGTTTGAAGAACGTCGCGGCTGGTAGCAATCCAGTAAGCTTAAAGCGGGGTATCGATAAAACTACTGAGGCGCTAGTAGCGGAAATTGCTAAAGTCGCCAAGCCTGTAGAAGGTAGTGCGATCGCTCAAGTTGCCACTGTTTCAGCTGGTAACGATGAAGAAGTTGGTGCCATGATTGCTCAAGCAGTGGAAAAAGTCACCAAAGATGGTGTAATCACTGTGGAAGAATCTAAATCCCTGACAACTGAACTAGACGTAGTGGAAGGGATGCAGATTGACAGAGGTTATATTTCCCCCTACTTCATCACCAACAACGAGCGCCAAACGGTGGAGTTAGAAAATGTGCGGATTTTGATTACTGACAAAAAAATCAGCAGTATTCAAGAATTAGTCCCCGTTTTAGAAAAAGTAGCTCGTTTGGGTCAACCCCTACTGATCATTGCTGAAGATGTAGAAGGAGATGCCCTGGCTACTCTAGTTGTGAACAAAGCACGGGGTGTACTTTCTGTAGCGGCAATTAAAGCCCCAGGATTTGGCGAACGCCGCAAAGCATTGTTGCAAGACATCGCCATCCTCACAGACGGTCAACTAATTTCGGAAGAAATTGGCTTAAGCTTAGATACCGCTTCTCTAGAAGCTTTGGGTACGGCGCAGAAAATCACAATTGAAAAAGACAACACCACAATTGTTGCTGGTAACACCACCAAGCCAGAAATTCAAAAGCGGATTGCACAAATTCGCAGACAACTGGAAGAGACTGATTCTGAGTACGATAGCGAGAAATTACAAGAACGTATTGCCAAGTTAGCTGGTGGTATTGCAGTGATCAAAGTCGGTGCAGCAACTGAAACCGAACTCAAAGACCGCAAGCTCAGAATTGAAGACGCACTCAACGCCACCAAAGCGGCTGTTGCGGAAGGTATCGTTCCTGGTGGTGGCAAAACTCTGATTTACTTGGCGAGTAAGGTAGACGAGATTAAGAAAAACTTTGACGAAGAAGAAAAAATCGGCGCTGACATCGTTAAACGAGCTTTAGAAGCTCCTTTACGGCAGATTGCAGATAACGCTGGTGTAGAAGGTTCTGTCATCGTCTCCAGAGTCAAAGACAGCGATTTCAACACCGGTTACAACGCTGCTACCGGAGAATTTGAAGACCTGATTGCGGCTGGTATTATCGACCCCGCAAAAGTTGTCCGTTCAGCATTGCAAAACGCCGCTTCCATTGCCGGTCTAGTTTTAACCACCGAAGCGATCGTTGTGGAAAAACCAGAGAAAAAAGCTGCTGCTCCTGCTGATGCCGGTATGGGCGGCATGGGTGGCATGGGCGGTATGGGCGGTATGGGTGGCATGGGTGGCATGGGCGGTATGGGTATGTTCTAATCCTCCCTGAACCTATAGCGATGCAGTTGAGTTAAATAGACCTAACCCCCAACCCCTTCCCTTGCAGGGAAGGGGAGTAAGAATCAAAATAGCCAAACATTAGGGGCAACTTCACTGCGATCGCCTGCTGTTGTGCAGGTAAACCCAGGGAAGCTGCCCCTTTAAGTTACAAAGATTTACACTAATTGAACAAAATTCAAAAATCTTGAATTTTGCATTGGTATTACTCAGCCGTAGCTAGTTCGGTAGCGCCGCGTGTGCGCTTGCGAGTCAAGGTGTTGTAAAGCATCATGCCGATCGCCTTGATTAAGTTCCCTTCTAGTTCTTGGAACATTTTCATGTTCATCCCAAAGGCGGCGTTAGCTTCATCAACAATGCGATCGGCTGTCGCTTCATCAATTGCCAACTCATCTAAAGTTTGACGATATTTAGCTTTAAAAGCTTTCTCGTCAGTAATATCTGCGAACTCATAAAAGGCGGTTCCTTGCCCGTCATTCAAATTCATCGCTGTCACAGCAATGTTTTTGAGAATTTGTCCCCCGGATAAATCACCTAAATAACGGGTGTAAGAGTGGGCAATCAACAGTTCTGGTTCGGTTGCAGAGATTTCCCGAATGCGTTGTACGTAAGCTTCACCTGCTGGCGATAATTGGATTTGTTCGCGCCAGTTAGCGCCGTAATAGTAACTCAGGTCTTGCTCTAGAGTCTGCTTACGATTCAGTTGGGAAAAGTTGATTTTAGAAACAATTGGGTGCTGGCTATGCTTTTCCATCTCCTCTTCCATTGCCGAGTAGATGTAGTAGAAGTTAGCTACTAGCTTCCGATAAGAGTTCTTTTCTACCACTCCTTTTAAGAAGCATTTGACAAAACCTACATTTTCTGCCATTGTGTGGGCTTTTTTCGTACCTACACGTAGTTTGTTTGCTAAATTGCTGCTCATACTAAATTTCTCAACCTTAAAAGGTCAACTGCCAGAGTTTTAAATTACGGACGGCTAAAAAATGCCACTAAAACGTAACATTAGAACTATTTGATGAGAATTTATATTAATATTTTTTAAGTAACTAAAATTTGTACTTTTGTTAAGTAAACAGCAAATCAAGCCAGTAAAAATGCCAATACCAAGAAAAATTTTCGGGGAGAGCCGCATTCAGGGAAATGCGATCGCTGGAGTAAACCGTGGAATTTATGATACTTCTGTAAAGTTACCAAGTAGTACTGGCGACTATTGAAGTCAGGAGTTAAACTGAAGAGCATTAAAACTCAGTAAATAAAATCTTCATAAAATATTGACAATACCATCTTTTTTTTAAGTAATTTCACTTAAGCAAAACGTGAAAAATAAATTTGTTTTTCAGAAAAAAATAACTATTATAAAAGCAAATCAAAAAAGTCTTGACTCTTAGTTATTGAATCTGACTTTTCACGGGATCTGGGAAACACCTGTCCAAACCTCTCTCCTGTAAGGAGAAGCAACTGCGTTGGGTGGGTTTCCCGACAGTTACGCAAGTGGCGAAGAAGCTTTGATTATTGCTTCCCTTTCCTAGTAGGGAAGGGGTTGGGGGTTAGGCTTCACCTTAACTTTTCCACGTAGCTTGAAAAGTCAGAGTTATTGAATAGAGTGTAAATTTACGTGAGAGCGATAGAAACTGAGGACTGAGAACTGGGTTGTTTACTCAGCACTCAATACTTAAAATCTGTCGAACTGGCGTTAAAGTAATAATTCTTAGTGTGATGTGAGGGGTGTTTAAAATTATGGTTTCATCTATAACTCGGATTCAGAACTACGTAATAGATGGTGCAGCTACATCTGATGGATTAGCAACAGTCCTTGAGAGCAACTTTGCACCTAGTTTAATATCTCTACCAGCAACGCCTCTTTTTGGTACAGATGGTATTCGTGGCAAGGTGGGGGAATTACTTAGTGCGCCGTTAGCGTTGCAAATTGGTTTTTGGGCAGGCGTAGTTTTACGTAGTCACGCTGGTCAATTAAGACCAGTAATCTTAGGGCAGGATTCCCGTAACTCTAGCGATATGTTGGCGATGGCTTTAAGTGCAGGGTTAACCGCCGCCGGGCTAGAAGTTTGGTATTTAGGGTTATGTCCTACTCCTTGCGTGGCTTATTTAACTAGTGTGAGTGAAGCCATAGGTGGTGTGATGATTTCTGCTAGTCACAACCCTCCCGAAGATAACGGGATTAAAATTTTTGGTGCTAATGGTGGGAAGTTATCCCAGGCTTTGCAGGCAGAAATTGAAAAAGGTTTGCGGGGAAATCTGCCAATTACCAGTAATGTCAGTAATTGTGGACGGCATTACTCACGCCGGGAATTGGTGAAAGATTACGGCGAAGCTTTAAAACGACCCTGGCAAAATAAAGTGAATCTTCAGGGAATGAAGGTTGTACTGGATTTAGCTTGGGGTGCAGCCGTTGGGTTAGCACCGTCGGTATTTGCAGAGATGGGGGCAGAAGTTATTTCCCTGCATAATGCCGCAGATGGCGATCGCATCAACGTTAACTGCGGTTCCACCCACCTAGAAATGTTGCAAGCGGCTGTTCAAGAACATAACGCCGATTTAGGTTTTGCCTTTGATGGCGATGCCGATCGCGTTT contains:
- a CDS encoding DUF4397 domain-containing protein, producing the protein MFLTRRLFLGALTLSLISSTSYPSKSLANSQLSTKPVQEFYTASLLNTVLNPLLHPYRCPTKLRVINAAVPTASPVDVIVNGQRVLENVNFRQASRYVNVTPGNIQVLFVTSGTNSTIASRTFTGAPNSAYTVAITGTLQGPSGQPLFNQSPFVIPEDLTQPNPGKFKGRWYRFSETSAVIDFRISKSSSPNLDETRITDLTPKTAIPYPELTAGTYNFNPVLPDQFDPLINNAFNPPITVEVANQQVPAGVIFDVIATGNGLGQAPNSLLLTTASTQTAPPDANGCYQIVQ
- the serA gene encoding phosphoglycerate dehydrogenase, which codes for MSKVLVSDPIDQAGIDILSQVATVDVNTGLKPAELIEIIGQYDALMIRSGTRVTQEIIEAGTQLKIIGRAGVGVDNVDVPAATRRGIVVVNSPEGNTIAAAEHALAMMLSLSRHIPDANASVKRGEWDRKTFVGAEVYKKTLGVVGLGKIGSHVATVAKAMGMKLLAYDPFISTERAEQLGCQLVDLDLLMQQSDYITLHIPKTPETTHIINATTLAKMKPTARIINCARGGIIDEAALAAAVKEGKIAGAALDVFESEPLGESDLRAIGKDIILTPHLGASTTEAQVNVAIDVAEQIRDVLLGLPARSAVNIPGLGPDVLEELKPYMQLAETLGKLVGQLAGGRVELLTVRLQGELATNKSQPLVIASLKGLLHQALRERVNYVNANIEAKERGIRVIETRDASARDYAGSLRLEATGTLGTHSVTGALLGDKEIHLTDVDGFPINVPPSKYMLFTLHRDMPGIIGKLGSLLGSFNVNIASMQVGRKIVRGDAVMALSIDDPLPDGILAEITKVPGIRDAYTVTL
- the prmA gene encoding 50S ribosomal protein L11 methyltransferase is translated as MANTWWEIQILCESALEDSVSWRLEDFGCRGTASESKGDSCLVKGYLPIFQAQLLDLAALGLWLQQDALCIGLSSPTLTWQLIDEEDWASSWKQYWHPQEIGDRFLINPAWLPSPENYDRLVIRLDPGVAFGTGNHATTQLCLESLEMRLSQVPKSFVSKDAGQEPVIIADIGCGSGILSIGAILLGAEKVYAVDTDPLAVQSTFSNRALNEVNPERLVPAEGSVDILKKLIERPVDGIVCNILADVIIQLVPEISEISKPSTWAIFSGILVEQSTSVVEALEKHGWVVATMWKRKEWCCLNVRRT
- a CDS encoding DUF433 domain-containing protein, translated to MTLQKLESQLLALTPNEKAQAIQLLAQSLGNPWRGIEKTAYVCGGDACITGTRIPVWVLINARRLGISEAQLLKDYPTLSATDLTNAWFYATVYPEEIETAIRENEED
- a CDS encoding DUF5615 family PIN-like protein; the protein is MARLYADEQFPLEVVVYLRELKHDVLTVQEAGKANSRIPDDEVLAFASSNQRVVLTLNRRDFKRLHKSHSDHAGIIICTDDAARNELAKRINGAILAGEPLSGKLISVVRPAK
- the trxA gene encoding thioredoxin, translated to MTEKKQFNSFEEMLSGSDLPVLVDFYADWCGPCQMMATILQQVNNQLKDRIRIVKIDTEKYTELATQYQIYALPTLVLFKQGKPVDRIEGVLQTPDLVQRLQSFV
- the fabG gene encoding 3-oxoacyl-[acyl-carrier-protein] reductase, whose protein sequence is MAILSENLRGQVAVVTGASRGIGRAIALELANYGATVVVNYASSSTAADEVVAEITGAGGEAVALQADVSQVDQVDNLIDGAIDKFKHIDILVNNAGITRDTLLLRMKPEDWQAVIDLNLTGVFLCTRAVSKLMLKQRSGRIINITSVAGQMGNPGQANYSAAKAGVIGFTKTVAKELASRGITVNAVAPGFIATDMTSNLKSEGILQYIPLGRYGQPEEIAGMVRFLAADPAAAYITGQVFNVDGGMVMA
- a CDS encoding MraY family glycosyltransferase, whose product is MNIYNSLRSIGIADPSGSGWLAVVFTFMLAWLVTWRLIPTVRKFALRVGWADQPNARRLNREPLPNAGGLAIYAGVIAALVLASLLRPIELQNVLAQVLTILLGGSILVLIGFIDDQFGLPPSVRLWTQIITALLLVANGIVVDVDFGTPIDSVLSMLLTVLWVVGITNAVNLMDGMDGLAGGISFITAMSLLGVSAQFPNKAAATLVLAALGGGALGFLRHNFHPSKIIMGDAGAYFFGYVLAATSILGSLQRNTIFALGPTVLFLLLPVLDTTQVFIRRLLAGKNPLSTPGKDHLHHRLLAWGLSQRHAAFTLWSITLVCNLLAMRVQGMSIMVIVTTAISIILLLGFTVWQRIRQQS
- the groL gene encoding chaperonin GroEL (60 kDa chaperone family; promotes refolding of misfolded polypeptides especially under stressful conditions; forms two stacked rings of heptamers to form a barrel-shaped 14mer; ends can be capped by GroES; misfolded proteins enter the barrel where they are refolded when GroES binds) codes for the protein MAKIISFDEESRRALERGVNALADAVKITLGPKGRNVLLEKKYGTPQIVNDGITVAKEIELEDPLENTGARLIQEVAAKTKDVAGDGTTTATVLVQALIKEGLKNVAAGSNPVSLKRGIDKTTEALVAEIAKVAKPVEGSAIAQVATVSAGNDEEVGAMIAQAVEKVTKDGVITVEESKSLTTELDVVEGMQIDRGYISPYFITNNERQTVELENVRILITDKKISSIQELVPVLEKVARLGQPLLIIAEDVEGDALATLVVNKARGVLSVAAIKAPGFGERRKALLQDIAILTDGQLISEEIGLSLDTASLEALGTAQKITIEKDNTTIVAGNTTKPEIQKRIAQIRRQLEETDSEYDSEKLQERIAKLAGGIAVIKVGAATETELKDRKLRIEDALNATKAAVAEGIVPGGGKTLIYLASKVDEIKKNFDEEEKIGADIVKRALEAPLRQIADNAGVEGSVIVSRVKDSDFNTGYNAATGEFEDLIAAGIIDPAKVVRSALQNAASIAGLVLTTEAIVVEKPEKKAAAPADAGMGGMGGMGGMGGMGGMGGMGGMGMF